atttacacagttatgcaaaggtttactcaaacttttttttgtacttataccgggtggaagaaaagaaatgtttttattatgttaagtttgagacgccctgtagggaggacgaggtacaaatgggagtatatatatcgaaatcgtattgtaatcttatgttttgtgaatattttgttttttgaatgtccctgatatctttagaaataaaaaaaatagacggttttgtaatttaacatgtgttttaaccgaaaagaaaagtttgagacaccttgtagggagaaaaatgcacaaaggtgagtatacctcgatatattgttgtagtctcatattttgtgaatattttatttttttaatttctctgatatctttaataacaaagaaactagacgatattactctttaatatgtgttttaactgacgacatgcgtcacatcgcacatgtgaaacatagaacaacatattaaagagtaataccgtctagtttctttgttattaaagatctcagagaaattaaaaaaataaaatattcaaaaaatatgagactacaacataataatggggtatactcacctttgtgcctttttctccctacaaggtgtctcaaacttttgtttcggttaaaacacatgttaaatttacaaaaccgcctatttttttttgtttctaatgaTATCAGAGACATTCAAACtacagcatgttcacaaaacataagactaaaataatattctgatgtatactcacatttgtacctcgttctccctacagggtgtctcaattttaacacaagaaaaacatattttttcttccacccggtataagtacaaaaaataagtttaagtaaacctttgcacaactgtgtaaatactaaagaaaaggctaaaataaaaaaaatagcggaatccgtctgttcgcgaaaaaatcaactatgaaaatcagcatcattttctatatccctaacttttgacgagcagtttattatctttattttcttgtgGATATTGAAGCTGTCGTCGAGTTTATATAGGTTTTCAGCTTCGGTGCAAATTGTAGTCATCCAGCTCTCTTTCGCCGCTATCATTTCTTTACCAATTTTGCTGGATAGATTTCAGTACCCTACTTGGTCCTGTCTGTAAAAAAGAAAAAGTGTTGTTCACGTCATCAAATGATTCTTTTATGGTGGTACATGACTTTTCAACATTAGCCACGGTTGTCATATCAGAGTTTATTTCTTCTGTATATGCTTCCCTTGAATCGTTGTTTTTTAGTTTTctaatgtttattaaaacataTACCTTGtagtgaatcgtaaaacgggccataggaaactcaatgtaaaattctaaactgtttaacgacgttctacactttcggcaaagaattaaggatttgcatgaaattttagtatgttatagtttacttcaaaaaactaagacttgatttttaaaaattgttttaccgtgccgtttaattactattaagggtcaaaattaagttttaacatgggctcttatgggaattcttaaaaagttaataacttttgacccaaatttacgatttttaattatttgtgcttaaattaaaggttttttggtaaggaataacatattaaaaaatgaggattgtttaccgtcccatttattttttatttatttattataattaattccgtaatttattccgtaatttccgtgatttattataatttatttttataaagtattcaatactgaaacatatgatttgagtattctgctataaatgcattgttaccaactttcacttgcatataagtttcccctcctttcctctgagaggcataccccgcaacgaaggtgtagaacgtcgttaattcctgcttccctaattattttacatcaaaagtcatgagagaatatttgtagagaattgaggATTAAACGCAtgccaaaattttaaaaaatataatacatttgccacagtaggtatatgtgtaaaagttaggccacacgttacctACTATTTAACTGATAGTGACCATTGActaaataaaaaatctttattatgaatattaatactttctccttaactgagggtatcttatcaactgtattgtttttaaacaataaatgataaaataaaaatattgatagttcaaaaatgtgaaaataataacttcattgtgacacattattgcactgtgtgtggcctacttttgggctgaaaaactgaaaaaggtattacatttttacaaaattttggaatatgtttaattcgtagaacaattttaacagttgttttcaatagagatttcaatcctctacagatagtttctaatgtcttttgatgtaaaataattagggaagcaggaattcaacagtttagaatttgaCATTGAATTTCCTATGGCcagttttccaattcaccacccggtaggTATCACTAGATAGAAACATAGAAGTCTTATAGTGAGCCGATGAAAATcatcgtttttttttaacaaCTAATTACAATCTTCTTATAATTTTCAGCAACAACACTGGTATTTTTTTATTCCTGATACTATTGTCTGAATTACTGGTAATAGTTGACGTGCTAGAAGAACGTGAACCCATTATTATTTCAGTGACTCTAATTAATATGGTTTTGATCCTGATATTTATGAACTTTATATCAAAATTCTATGAAGCGTGGAAAGACTGGAAGAATGAACTAAAAAAATTGGCTCTGGAAATAAAAGAGCTTCAACACGAACAGGCGCATACGTCTCAAAATTTGAGAAGTTTTAGAATTCCTCTAACTGATAATTAAATTTATTctgttaaatattattaaataaatgttacgtttaataaaaataattgtattaaAACCTACAATTATTTACTATGATATAACGTAGGTAATTCAGATATCTACTGTAATAAAAGGCTAGGACGACACGTCACGGGAAACACAGTGTGTCCGGGACGATAACGTCTAGCGCCATCTAGGATAGAAATCTGAACTACCAACTGACATGTACATATTATACATACTTCCTTACAATATGGAACCAAACAACACTATATCTTTTCAAAGAAAACAAAGAGGATGTCATGAATAAATGAGGATGTAAAAGAGGATGTAAACATACAAATAAGAAGGAAAACGGGAGTCACGGATGCAGTTGAAAGAATAGCCGTGGCTAAATGGGCTTGGGCCGGACATGTTGCCAGAAGGACGGATGATAAATGCACTAGAAAAATTCTGAATGGCGACCAAGACAAAAGGCATATCAAAGCAGAGAACGACCGCCAACTAGATTGACGGGTGATATAAAACGCATTACCACAACTTATATGCAAAAAACTCAAGATAGAGATGGGTagaggcctacgttcagcagtggataAATAGAGGCCGATTGATGAACGCTACACGTACCAATACTTTGGGTTTACTGATTCAATTAATAAAAACTGTTTTGAGTGTatcgtatatttttatttttacattcttGCCTAATGTTCTACCAACActttttatatttcattattatACGACATACAAACTTTCAAAAATCTCTGTTGTTctaaaaatcaaaatcaactccTGCTCTTCCAAGGAATCTTGCAGCAGACTTTTTAATGTTAATACTAACATTCTTGATCGTACTCTTTTCTTCTTCAACATCTTCCTCGTCAGCTTCCAAGTGAGTTAATTTTCCATCAAGCAATACTCTCGTTATATAAGTCTGTCTTGAAGTCACCAAAGGTATGGGCTGTTTGGAAAATAACTTTTGAGGCCGAATTTCATACCTAAAAAGAATTTATTTAATCTgtgataattatttatacatttcaAACAATATACCATGTTTTCGCTGCAGATGTATGTTTATATAGCAGCATTGTTTACAAACCTAGCAGCAAAGGAcacagacaaaaaagaaaaaggaaaggAGAAAGGTGCagtgtaaaaataaaacatataaatgttagatacaaaaaaaaatctgTTTGGTAAACTTACACaggtaaaaacaatatttttcggtaAGTAGCAGCTATAGACCTTCCAATTTCAgtagaagttcagccacgattttatCCCTTTTGCCTTTGAGAGGACTGAAAGATGAAATCAAGGAGAATAAAATATATGGGAACTGTGCGGTCAAGAAAATCGCATCAGCTGCAACGATTTTCTCCCTTATACCccttttttactttttacgtacctatttattctatttttaaaaattttggtatAAGGGCTACTAGTGCCTTGAGGGTGTTAATTATGACCTAAATATGTAATGTTAATAGGCTCATATCCATGATTTTTTCCTTCATGCCACTTGAAAGTTTGTTAGTTTTCACGATAAGAAACCTGCAATAAAGGGATAACTGCAGGTCGCGAAAACAAAAAATGTTAACTTGGAAAAGGTGCGGAAAAGACAGAAAATTCGATTTTCAGAAAATCGAACCCAGTTCAACTTTATTCCTTATATTTTTGCTTAGGTCATATGATATTTTCAGTACACAAAAAGACATAAGAGATCATTATTAATAGTGGTTGAACTTAGTATTAAAATCCGATGGTCTTTAATGGCTAGGCTTCTAGGGTTGTTTTCAAATTGAAAGGTACCAACCTATATACAATAATTTGTTCAGAGGTGAGTTGAATATTTACTTAATCTGAAATCAGTGTAAAATCAACGAATAGactttttttaactaaaattttaataaatccTTAAACAATAAGAGGTTGTAGCAGAAAAGAAAGCCAATATCTACCTAATTAATGTtagttatttatattaaaatGTTGACCATACCATACGTTTTCAGTGAGCTCAGGTAAATTTGCAGAAATATTGTTATCAGTTTTAGTTCCTTCGACGTAGACAAAACTTTTCTCTAAAAAATATTAGTATTAACCATTAAAATAACCAATATTGTcacaatatatagggtgtcccaaaagtagtggaacggtcgaatatttcgcgaactaaacatcggatcgaaaaactgaaaaatacgtgttcaatcattttcaaaaatctatccaatgacaccaaatactaacccccactacaccccctggaggtggggtgggggctaactttaaaatctcaaatggaaacccctagtttttcttgcagatttggattcgttacgtaaaagtaagcaacttttattcaagacattttttcgagctgtggatagatggcgctataattggaaaaaacgatttatcctgataccataggtaaattatagaaactgtctaatatctcgagaaatacacttccaaatgagaaactaaaaaagaggtttttaatatttttcgaaaacctatcaaCAAACACCAACataaccctccaacccaccccctggaggtggggtggggggtaaatttaaaatctaaaattgcaacccccactttttattgcagattcgattTCGTCATGAAacattaagcaacatttattcgaaacattttttaaaattgctgatagatggcgctaataaatcgtatttttccaattaaagcgccatctatcaacaattctaaaaaatgtttcgaataaatgttgcttaatttttcatgacaaatccgaatctgtgataaaaagtgggggttgctatttaagattttaaagttacccccaccccacctccagggggtgggttggaggatcatgtttggtgtttatcgataggttttcaaaaaatattaaaaacctcttttttagtttctcatttggaagtgtatttctcgagatattagactgtttctataatttacctatggtatcaggataaatcgttttgcccaattatagcgccatctatccacagttcgaaaaaatgtcttgaataaaagttgcttacttttacgtaacgaatcccaatctacaagaaaaactaggggtttccatttgagattttaaagttaccccccaccccacctccagggagtgtagtgggggttggtgtttgatgtcattggatagatttttgaaaattattgaacacatatttttcagtttttcgatccgatgtttagttcgcgaaatattcgaccgttccactacttttgggacactgtataataatcaaagaaaaatatattaaatattaagtGGTCGCTTTTATCGCGACAGAAAGGCTTCTCGCATTCTAAGCGTATAGAAGACAATTCGATACCACTACACAAAGTAATGGATGGACAAATAAACAGAAGGCAATAACTCTCATCTTATCACTTCGAGGTAAAGCTGTCTAAATCCTCCAAAACATCTCAGAAGGATCACAAAAGAGCTATGAGACCTTCTTATCGGCTCTAGAACTAAGATACACCAGCCAATATTTGAAGCAAGTATACCATAGTCAACTGAAAGTGTGGATCCAAGGCTCCAACGAACCTGTGCAAGAATCCGGAgcggaaatagaaaaaaatattttaaagataaagAAGTAGAAGATCTTCTGCACCAATTCACCATCCAATGCTTCTTCCTCGATGGTCTGCGCGATGTAGACCTCCAGCAGATGTTACGACTAGGAAGATGTCGTCACCAAATATTGAAGAGTGCCATTGCCACAGCCTTGGAATGTGAAGCCGTGAAGAAGTATGTTCCCACCATCAACGTAAAGTGCGTCAAGTAAGAGCTATTGAGGAAGTGAAAGAAGTACACTTCCCAGTGTGTTAGCCACCCAATATGTGAAATATCTCGACCCAATAGCTGATTCTGGCTGATTCTTCATAAGCTGGCAGAAATTGAAGCAGAAATTAAATTTAGAGCTAATGTACAACTGTAATATTGTAAATAGATACGTTCATGTAAAATTTTAATCAATgacaatatttatcaaccaaccTTACCTATATCTACGTTTTCTGTGGTGCAAACGCAAGGTCTTTTAAAAGAAAGTGCAACTTCTTCATCACCAGGGTGATGTCTAGGATTTATCATTCCAAATTTGCGCATTATTTAaatcaacaaaaattttgaaagaGAAACTATTAATGTCGTCAAAATTACCAAGATGTCAACATAATCTAAATAGCTcgcaacaattattattgtattgaTCTTATTGACATTAACTTGCTCCTGTTATctcgcatttaaaaaaaaaatcgtttggTTGaccaatttttcaaattttatttcaaaactGACTATGGGCACGATGCTTGGTTGTATAATAATTTCCAGTCACTGCCACTCAGACAAAATTTAACCAACGTAgctgaaaataataattattaaatttactataatttATATAGTTGGGAATAGGAATAGCGAACCGAGTATATCAAATAAACAGCGAACCGCGTATATTTTCCATCCTTCAACCGTCATTATATTCTATTGTCAATTGTCATATGTCACTTCTGACAGtcgttaatttttaaaatttgtttatcttacAAATTcggttattttatttaaaaatatcacaacagTTAATATAATACTCATCATAGAATTATGTGATTTAAATTAGAattattcttatttatttttcAGTTAAGACATTAGTGACAATTTATTATTATCTGCCAAAATTTTAGTGTCATTGATCACAAATCAGAAATAATGCCAGTTTTAAAagttaataagtaaaagatgGAGAAAAATGACAAAGAAAAGAGTGAAGGAGAAGATTCTTCAACAAAACAGGTgttagaatattatcaaaaatactccCAAAGTAAACAACTGCCAAAATACTTCTCTGGAACTTCCATTTCATATTTACCTCAAATTGTAGATGATGAACCCTCTGCAAGAAAACGAGATATAATATATCCGACAAGAGATGTTACTACCATCCCTCCAAAGCAATATGAGAAACCCGAGCCAAATCCTGAAATGCTGTCTCCCACTGAATCTGTAGCCTCAAATAAAAAGTTAGAATGGGATAATTTGGGTGATATCGGCTACAATAATGCTAAAAGACTTCACAAAACTGCTTCATTACCAATATTAACACAACATCcaatcattaaaattgatgacATACCTAAAAGTCCAACGGATAAtgtgaaaatagttatttatccATATACAAGCAGTTCCGAAGACAAAACTAGCGAAAAAAATACCGTACAGTCCTCATCATCATCTCCTTTTATGGAAAAGGAAATACCATCCTCATCGGGTACAACTTCTTTTCATTCTAGTGAAAAACAAAAATTGCTAAGCTCAGATTCAGATTCTTCTCTAAACAATAGCAAAATTttagagtttaaaaaaagtttgaaCTATATAAAGAAGAAAATTGGACTTCCAGATGCCCACTCTACACCTCATGAAACTGGCTCTCCCAATATCGAGTGCCAAGTAATAAATGAAACCCCCTTAGTCAAAAAAACTGATAAAcccattaaaaatattttgagagaTATTCAGATTGAGAATGAAAACGTAAAAAGTAACATGTTAATGAAACCTACAAACAGTGGAATAACTTTTCCAGCTAATTCCAATaagaaaaatgtaaatttgtGCCTTACGAAACCTATCTTAGTAGATTGCTTGCCAAAAACAAATAAGAAGCAATACGCAGTTGGCGTTCAAACTGGGAGTAGTGTGGTTGACTGTAAGTCTCCTCCAGAACCAATTGAGTTAATTACTTTCTATAAAGAGCCTGACAATAATAAAACTAGTGATTCTGGAAAATCAAGTAGCTCCAATGGTGTTGCATCTAAATGCGATAGTTTTGAATATGTCAAAAGTagtaataatggacaaaatattTCTATGAGATCTGAAAGTAATCCTATCGAAATTGCAGAAGGTCATATAACTGGTAAGGAAAAGTGATTAAATTATGGATCATTATGAAAGTAAAGATGTGTCCCCATTCCCTTTAACGTTAAATTCTTGAATGTTAGGTTCTTTTTTATGTGCTATCTCCACAACGGAGATCAGCAATCACTATAGCTATTATTATGTATTCAATCACTATAGCTATTATTATttgatgtacagggttattcactatattttgacccccctgtaaactgctttatttacagaatcagaaaaaaatgtaaaatacaaaagttattcgatttttaaattatgattttttgacatatatatatcataccagtgacgtcatccatttgagtatgatgacgtaatcgactattttttttttaaatgggaataggggtcgagtgctagctcatttaaaagtaagtattttcgatgggaaattaaatttatttaaaaaaccttatttaaaaggttattcaattccctattcagtaatataaacattaacatgattaattatacagggtgtccaaaatttttttaattaaattaattgacacaaaaagaagaatgtatgtaatttattataggtctggatcccgcatatgaaaaaaaagttgattaatagcaagctgaaaatttgttaatagcttaagggtgtctagtcagataaactttgatatatgcgaacactggaacaggggcagttttaattgtggaacaggttaaaaatttggaacggtcagaccacaaaaacgtcacatttattttgtccgacagaatagacttaaactctccgaacagagattaaactctcatgcaaaaatcagactgctatttatcacctgtcataattcctgtcattagacatattctacatgttccactcattaaaacgcccatttggtgataaataggagtctgatttttgcatgagagtttaatctctgttcggagagtttaagtctgttctgtcggacaaaatacatgagccgttttcgtggtctgaccgttccaaatttttaacctgttccaaaattaaaacttgccctgttccagtgttcccatatatcaaagtttgtccgactagacacccttaagctattaacaaattttcggcttgctattaatcaacttttttttcatacgcgggatccagacctattagagaataaattaaaacagttttagaaagacaatctacaattttagcaTTCATAtgttttaagtttatttgatatactatagttattccgaatatgaatcctaaaattgtagattgcctttctaaaacagttttaatttaatctctctaatgtgtAATTATAAAtcctttttgataaaatcggcatctctgctctaaaaactctcataaggactgcattgcttATGTTCCTTacactgtaaagtcaaggtgggacggactattatatatatttggaTTTGTTCTTCAAAGATTCATATATTAAAGCCTTTGAATGTTTAAGATCCACTTGCTTTATGGGTACCTTACGTATCATCCAGTCTATTGAGTCTGATATCATGCTGTTGGCTATGATTCTTGCTATGCTAATGAAAGGTTCTGGGCCTATGAATGTTTCTTTTGCCCCTCCCCTACTcttgaatattttatttgatacagtagactccctctataacgagaactgaaattgcgtactaattacctcgttataagcagATCTAGTTGTCCACTACTGAAATGTTTTAATGCCTCTTAGTTTATTAGTAGTCTATGGTCGACTTCAACAATGAAACTTGGCAATCGCAAATTGTAAATTTCCTGGTGGAATTTACTACAGCACTGGACTCAGTAAGcacacagatgttgggcattcctgtatacaggcagttgggatatttatttatagccattaccACGCCAAAAACAGGTGAAGAAACATATTCTTCAATTTCGTTTTTCCTcattataaccaaatatgcctcgttatagaggtgttatagttcaataggaatttaatgggacatctagtgtacctcatTGTAAGCGAAACCTCGCAATACCTGTgatcgttatagagagagtctactttATATGATTTTGCCTGATATTGAATGTAATATTTTCTTATGTTGTTCTTAACACGTCATTACATGCACCAATGGCTGCAGTTCCAAAAAGTCTTAAAACATGTCACATCTTTTATGCAGTCACATAAAAGGAAAAACATACAACTATGATATCAATTCTAATTCGGAATATTAAAAGACTTTTGAAAATAGAATttacacaatttaataatatttggtTAATTTTAAGCCGTTTTAGTATAAGACAGCAAATTGCTAATGGGCATGTGCTTGCGTAACAAACATTGCACATGTAATCACATCCTAAGTATGATTTCCATCTAATAtttttacatttgtttttttcaatttagaatattttaataCAAATAAGTAAATTAATGTTTTAGACAACAATAAAGAAAATTCTAATAATTCTGAAAACTCTGAAGCTGCAACAAATAATCAAGAATTGGAAACTCACTGTACAAAATCTGATGACATAGAAAAGCACATATATGTTTTACAAAGATTAATAAGGTCAAAGAAATATGATTCCTCAGCCAAAAGAAAATATATcagaaaaattttacaaaaaataaccGAATCTAAATACCTAGAAGACTCAAGTACAAGTTCTGATCTGTTTTATCCTAAAACAGACCCTTCGAAAATTCTTCATGATCAAATTAAAAATTcttcatttaaaaatgaaaatacatcatCCTCTTACCAATCTCATGAAGACAAAAAAGTATCTCCCAAAAAGAAAGCATCTGAAAGCACAGACTCTGATATATCTCATGAAAGAgaacaaaaaatagaaattaaaCCTTCAACTTCTAAATCGGCTACATTTGGTTACAGAAAAGAAAGTAAACTAGCACCAAAGAAGAAATTAGATAGTACCAATCTTCTTAGTAAACCTTCTATCCAATCTGAAGTACCTGTGagtaaaagaacaaaaagaactcCATTTACAGTTACTAGAGAACCTAACGACACTGATAAATCTTCATCTCCACAGTCACATCAAAACTGGAAAGAGTGTAAAACCGTATCAGAGAAAATGTTCGAAAACAGTAGACAAGTCATTGGAGCTGGTGATCAAGTAACACAATTTGCTGATAAAGAAAGACAGTACCAGCTTAACTGGATAGATAGAGAAATTAATCATTTGGGGAAACTAAAGAGCATTTTAGAAAAACACAAAGAACCTTATCCTCTACCAGAAAATTTAAAGAAAATGACACATGTTTACATGGTCACAGCTGATAATAACGATGCTGTTCATAGAAACTATGTTATAGAAACTAAACTCGGAACTGGAACTTCTCGGCAAAGaaattttagaatcaatggagaAAACTATATTGTTGAAGATCCAAATGTTCATAGTCAAGATAATAACCAAGCGCCTCCTTTAGTTGCAGATATCCAAGTCTTAGCTACAGATAAAACCACAAATATTAAAGTTACTGCATTCTGTAGTGTTTGCAAGAGATCGCCATGTGTTTGTGTTACAGACTTCTTACAAGGAATAAGTAACCCATTTAAAGTCAGTGATAATAAAGTACAAAAACATTTAAACGACAAAGCCAAATCTTATTCGAGCACTTGTTCTTGTAATACTACTGCTAGTTCCACAGCTACCAGCAGAGATTCTTCACACACTATATGTATTCATTGCCATAGAGCACCCTGTACATGCTGTTCTTGCAAAAAAACTCATGACGTAAAAACATGCTCAGTTTGTCAGCTGTATTCCTGTATGTGTGTCATAAGTCCAAAAGATTCATATGTGGGAACATTCATACCAACTAAGAAATCATCAGAAGGATCTCAGAAGAAAGTCTGCAGTTTGTGTAAAGCTTTATCTTGTATGTGTAGCGTCGAAACAAAATCAAGAAAATGTTCTACATGTACTACTTACCCCTgcatatgcaaaaaaatttctaCCAAAACGAAAAAATCAGAATGCAAGTGTAAAAGCACACCATGTACCTGTTCAGGTCTTTCCTTTAAATCAGCAAAAACCGTTTGCTCCAAATGTGGAATTTCATCTTGTATTTGTCCGTTATCTTCCAGAACCACTAGTTCTACTACGAGTACAGTAGATACAGACTTATTAAGAAAATTATTTTCTGATTGCAAATGTGGAGCTTCTAGTTCGTGTAGTtgtgagtttgtaaataaattactACAACATTTTAACAAAAAAGATGTTGAAGTTTACACTAGAGCACTTAGCAATGAATGTACTGATGTTGGCACACAAAATCTTGTACCTGTTGATGATAAAAGAGTTCAGGATGTATTGCTCACACAAGAAAAATATGTTCAACCAAAGTTTACAAAAACGGACTGTAGTTCGCAAACAGATACGCTTAAGTCACATTCTAAAGTTGTTTCAACAGAAGGAGCCGAATGTATCAATGAATTAGTCCAAGCAGGTATTCGTGATGAAAGCACAGGAACTATTCACAGTGCAGCGACAACTACTGAAACTGTTGCACCATTAGGTAGGACAAGTTCTTTAGATTCAAGAAAGTCATCTATTGGATCAGATGCAAATAGACATATTAGCATTCAATCTGATGtatgttcaaaagaaaaagcaacaTATTCTCATGATCTTCCTGAACGTGTTGACAAATCTGTAGGTAAGACCACTGATGAATGTGGTACACAATCAATTAAAATTTCAAGAAAGTCATTTACTGAGTCAGATACAAATAAACACATTAGCATTCAATCTGACGtatgttcaaaagaaaaagcaacaTATTCTAA
The window above is part of the Diabrotica virgifera virgifera chromosome 2, PGI_DIABVI_V3a genome. Proteins encoded here:
- the LOC114326479 gene encoding uncharacterized protein LOC114326479 isoform X1, producing the protein MEKNDKEKSEGEDSSTKQVLEYYQKYSQSKQLPKYFSGTSISYLPQIVDDEPSARKRDIIYPTRDVTTIPPKQYEKPEPNPEMLSPTESVASNKKLEWDNLGDIGYNNAKRLHKTASLPILTQHPIIKIDDIPKSPTDNVKIVIYPYTSSSEDKTSEKNTVQSSSSSPFMEKEIPSSSGTTSFHSSEKQKLLSSDSDSSLNNSKILEFKKSLNYIKKKIGLPDAHSTPHETGSPNIECQVINETPLVKKTDKPIKNILRDIQIENENVKSNMLMKPTNSGITFPANSNKKNVNLCLTKPILVDCLPKTNKKQYAVGVQTGSSVVDCKSPPEPIELITFYKEPDNNKTSDSGKSSSSNGVASKCDSFEYVKSSNNGQNISMRSESNPIEIAEGHITDNNKENSNNSENSEAATNNQELETHCTKSDDIEKHIYVLQRLIRSKKYDSSAKRKYIRKILQKITESKYLEDSSTSSDLFYPKTDPSKILHDQIKNSSFKNENTSSSYQSHEDKKVSPKKKASESTDSDISHEREQKIEIKPSTSKSATFGYRKESKLAPKKKLDSTNLLSKPSIQSEVPVSKRTKRTPFTVTREPNDTDKSSSPQSHQNWKECKTVSEKMFENSRQVIGAGDQVTQFADKERQYQLNWIDREINHLGKLKSILEKHKEPYPLPENLKKMTHVYMVTADNNDAVHRNYVIETKLGTGTSRQRNFRINGENYIVEDPNVHSQDNNQAPPLVADIQVLATDKTTNIKVTAFCSVCKRSPCVCVTDFLQGISNPFKVSDNKVQKHLNDKAKSYSSTCSCNTTASSTATSRDSSHTICIHCHRAPCTCCSCKKTHDVKTCSVCQLYSCMCVISPKDSYVGTFIPTKKSSEGSQKKVCSLCKALSCMCSVETKSRKCSTCTTYPCICKKISTKTKKSECKCKSTPCTCSGLSFKSAKTVCSKCGISSCICPLSSRTTSSTTSTVDTDLLRKLFSDCKCGASSSCSCEFVNKLLQHFNKKDVEVYTRALSNECTDVGTQNLVPVDDKRVQDVLLTQEKYVQPKFTKTDCSSQTDTLKSHSKVVSTEGAECINELVQAGIRDESTGTIHSAATTTETVAPLGRTSSLDSRKSSIGSDANRHISIQSDVCSKEKATYSHDLPERVDKSVGKTTDECGTQSIKISRKSFTESDTNKHISIQSDVCSKEKATYSKDPPETVSKSVGKSTEECSTQHERKKGYFAKLTERGVSGSNNNIESVDKDIEARVSQVLKGTDTCTPRETADKGVCHKPSLVDQETDYSPRIVSVEQGTCPRSAESSARVSIDTGTCHSPVVDKEFQTTAKTLVDQGTGDQKASDQCHKSLNAQHTPPMFYETDVGVSTVSEKHRRGATSTGGSKKSRSRSSESKEIGNSGFNTSSGKKSKVPHSEKTTVTSSEAEVGPSLKHQKISDDISTSTNKLKVSSYEQTTIASSEAKVGPSTTHRRLSDKIGTDTVNLKASSGEQTVLTSPDAKVGPNVTLRKTSDDISASTEKLKASSCEQTTFTSSDARVGPVLTQGGDICTSTDKFTSSDAKVGPIRGQSGDICTSTDNLKVSSCEQTIFASSDAQVGPSLRRSDDICTSTDKLQVSSCEQTIFASSDAQVGPTVRRSDDICTSTDKFSSSDAKVGPIRGQSGDMCTSTDNLKVSSCEQAIFASSDAQVGPSLRRSDDICTSTDKLQVSSCEQTISISSEAKVGPSLRHSDDICTSTDKLKVSSREQTTRVKSKKRREIDIDSLKKNLNSRGIQTELLSNDIRSIDSFACICPSQSSIEKSPCYCCGDKRKKKSKHMLICAPSEDSHKSRKVKTYYIKEASLKKSGRRRCYSSCAERVCCRTRSKSVLKESCCSCHCESKKPRCCCQNEKLNNCTEACSAATPQKTPISTDDSPTDSVYTNSSAHSTCCCCGNKVPLEQISLLRSNNKQFSVCEVCLKKRPILTTICFANPEDTTTESSTPSKTVTDHFRRAENYCTCKKSVKTKNFEYCQHCRQQLKKTQKNRNGIAYTLTLEDETPEKFKSRSKKKIKKLEEIKIKVPNPFNRKQHKNRENNYRKDEDKMKRLESAEDSENIDIMNNGNYSSDEVCKTMNNGKENKQCYSLQEYLQKNRPHFVDAAEYRRLALINNKIERELNKDDQKLKFLEENANNNRLKRQKLFTEQEMREITKRNYKKLPEVQQKLTNQRKEKLRSADRFMADTLNRKIQNFVLKGKRSFPIDTNVVNVL